One Dioscorea cayenensis subsp. rotundata cultivar TDr96_F1 chromosome 15, TDr96_F1_v2_PseudoChromosome.rev07_lg8_w22 25.fasta, whole genome shotgun sequence genomic region harbors:
- the LOC120277491 gene encoding putative disease resistance protein At1g50180: MAQSIVSTVVGKLGELLIKEVNFLQGVAEELTSLQSEFQWFQAFLKDADATIQGGNERAKTWVNQVRDVAYDAEDIIDTYIFKIHQHRRGSHGCLFSSLMTTYACHPSRLTILHNLGNEIVKVKRRAEEISANRSKYGIDSVGATTSSCSLTSNETRLPLSWKQTPVVEEVDVIGFDEDVKKLVQLLLVEDQGTQDTQRRRPVISIVGMGGLGKTTLAKKVFSNPTIKQHFACHAWVYVSQAYTDRELVESIAKQLMVVGEMRMNKLTDEELKKMVSDHLKEKKYLVVTDDVWTRRAWDNIKEMLPVEMVNGSKVLLTTRNREVALHADRQSPPFDLKLLGEEESWELFCKKAIPTKCSKNCPPKLETIGRQMVEKCGGLPLAIVVLGGLAMRKEQSEEEWRKLLKSVSWQLREGEDQISKILAHSYHHLPYYMKPCFLYFAMFPEDSLINAKDLMLKWIAEGFIESRGEETMEEVAEEYLEELVHRSLIQVAERNSLGGIDYCRIHDLLLDLAISEAKGTNFLLVTKTISNNNNEGNIITLQKTRRLALHDKHSLDIAQQYPTDSTRSLRTVTLFGSDPWNSNLVSLCDKFLTAIVRHFVLGGLLYDYVDHNHPGLFMSFQIPQILISMKLIRVIDLRNLQIIVPDAIGELIHLRYLNVRVVRSKPLPSSIGELTNLQTLQIRNIYFTTELPSEIWKSNLRHLKCYPCSIKGQPSVNNLANLQTLSSITAGKWLYKGLHKMTNLRNLSIGDINNSHGKALSDFLGKQNNLIELELMAKLPSYEHEIPTSILTASHHKHLRCVSLAAKLERLPDVNTQCLLTNLIKLALRSSFLVEDPLVTLGKLDNLQVLELWKDAFVGKEMICLEKGFPQLKRLEFGDLDSLEEWKIEDEAMPRLRKLKISVCEKLVMLPHGLGRITSLQELDVRFMPNAFNQRLKENDGEDWDKVRHVPSVKVRP, from the coding sequence ATGGCGCAAAGCATAGTCTCAACTGTTGTTGGAAAACTAGGCGAGCTTCTGATCAAAGAAGTGAACTTCCTCCAAGGAGTAGCTGAGGAGTTGACATCCCTCCAGAGTGAGTTCCAATGGTTTCAGGCCTTCCTCAAAGATGCTGATGCTACTATCCAAGGAGGCAACGAGAGGGCCAAGACTTGGGTGAACCAGGTGCGAGATGTTGCTTATGACGCCGAGGACATCATCGACACTTACATCTTCAAGATTCATCAACACCGCCGAGGATCCCATGGATGCTTGTTCTCTTCGTTAATGACAACATATGCTTGTCATCCTTCCAGACTAACAATCCTCCATAACCTTGGCAATGAGATTGTCAAGGTCAAGAGGAGAGCTGAGGAGATCTCTGCTAATCGATCCAAGTATGGCATCGATAGCGTTGGTGCTACTACTTCTTCCTGCTCATTGACGTCCAATGAAACAAGACTACCTTTGAGCTGGAAGCAGACTCCGGTTGTGGAGGAAGTTGATGTCATTGGTTTTGATGAGGATGTCAAGAAATTGGTACAACTGTTACTGGTGGAAGATCAAGGTACACAAGATACACAGCGACGGAGACCTGTGATATCAATCGTGGGCATGGGAGGCTTGGGCAAGACCACTCTTGCCAAAAAGGTTTTCTCTAACCCCACAATCAAGCAGCATTTTGCTTGTCATGCGTGGGTCTATGTCTCTCAAGCTTATACAGATCGAGAGCTTGTGGAGTCCATCGCTAAGCAACTCATGGTCGTTGGCGAAATGAGGATGAATAAACTGACCGATGAGGAGCTGAAGAAGATGGTTTCTGATcacttgaaagaaaaaaaatacttggtGGTGACTGATGATGTATGGACCCGAAGAGCTTGGGACAACATCAAAGAGATGCTGCCTGTAGAGATGGTGAATGGAAGTAAGGTGTTGCTAACTACTCGTAACAGAGAAGTTGCATTGCATGCAGATAGACAGAGCCCTCCTTTTGATCTCAAGCTCTTGGGAGAAGAAGAGAGTTGGGAGTTGTTCTGCAAGAAGGCAATTCCAACAAAGTGCAGCAAGAATTGTCCTCCAAAATTGGAGACAATAGGAAGGCAGATGGTGGAAAAATGCGGTGGCTTACCTCTTGCTATCGTTGTGTTGGGAGGTCTAGCAATGAGGAAAGAGCAGTCTGAAGAGGAATGGAGAAAGTTGCTCAAGAGTGTGAGTTGGCAACTAAGAGAAGGTGAAGACCAGATCTCCAAAATATTAGCTCATAGCTACCACCATCTTCCCTACTACATGAAGCCCTGCTTTCTCTACTTTGCAATGTTCCCTGAGGATTCTCTCATTAATGCCAAAGATCTAATGCTAAAGTGGATAGCAGAAGGGTTTATAGAATCCAGAGGTGAAGAAACAATGGAGGAAGTCGCAGAGGAATACTTGGAGGAGTTGGTGCATAGGAGTCTGATTCAAGTGGCGGAGAGAAATTCATTGGGAGGCATTGATTATTGTCGAATCCATGATCTTCTTCTTGACTTGGCCATCTCTGAAGCCAAAGGTACAAACTTTCTCCTTGTTACTAAGAccattagtaataataataatgagggGAATATTATTACTTTGCAAAAGACTCGTCGACTTGCTCTCCATGATAAACACAGTTTGGATATAGCTCAGCAATATCCAACTGACTCTACTCGAAGCCTACGGACTGTAACTCTCTTTGGTTCAGATCCATGGAATTCAAACCTAGTTTCTTTATGTGACAAATTTTTAACAGCAATAGTGAGGCATTTTGTGCTTGGGGGGCTTCTATATGATTATGTAGATCATAATCATCCCGGGCTATTTATGAGTTTCCAAATACCCCAAATTCTAATCAGCATGAAGCTGATTAGGGTCATAGATCTCCGCAATCTACAAATAATTGTACCTGATGCTATTGGGGAGCTGATTCATTTAAGGTACTTGAATGTACGTGTTGTACGATCCAAGCCGCTTCCATCTTCCATTGGTGAACTCACCAATTTGCAGACACTTCAAATTCGGAACATATATTTTACCACCGAGCTACCAAGTGAAATATGGAAAAGTAATTTAAGGCATCTTAAATGTTACCCATGTTCAATCAAGGGACAACCATCAGTTAACAACCTGGCAAATCTTCAGACTCTTTCAAGCATTACGGCAGGAAAATGGCTATATAAGGGATTACATAAGATGACCAATTTGAGGAACTTGAGCATTGGTGATATTAACAACTCTCACGGAAAAGCGTTGTCAGACTTTCTTGGTAAACAAAACAATCTCATTGAATTGGAGTTAATGGCAAAGCTTCCATCATATGAACATGAAATACCAACCTCAATACTTACGGCGTCCCATCATAAGCATCTCCGATGTGTTTCTTTGGCAGCAAAATTAGAAAGACTCCCTGATGTCAACACTCAATGTCTTCTGACAAACCTCATCAAGCTTGCCTTACGATCCTCATTCCTTGTGGAGGATCCACTTGTGACGTTGGGAAAACTTGATAACCTTCAAGTTCTTGAGTTATGGAAAGATGCTTTTGTTGGGAAGGAGATGATTTGTTTGGAGAAAGGGTTTCCTCAGTTGAAGAGGTTAGAATTTGGTGATTTGGATTCATTAGAAGAGTGGAAAATAGAGGATGAAGCCATGCCCAGGCTTAGGAAATTGAAAATTAGTGTTTGTGAGAAGTTGGTGATGCTCCCTCATGGCCTTGGAAGGATTACCAGTCTACAAGAGTTGGACGTGAGATTCATGCCTAATGCGTTTAACCAGAGATTGAAAGAAAATGATGGTGAGGACTGGGATAAGGTCCGACACGTACCTTCTGTTAAGGTACGGCCCTGA